AAACCTTTAAGGTTTTAGATGGGTATGATATTGCTTTTGTCTGCCCCAAAACACTTGATATTTCTTACTATAGGAAACATTATCCAAAAGCACGATTTAAGTGTTTTGCAAAATGTTATTTTGATGGTATTTATGGGTACAATCAGTTGATGTTGAGTGAGGATTTTTATCAATCTTTTAAAACGAAATATATTCTTATTTGTCAGCCCGATGCTTTTTTGTTTAAAAATGATTTGGAAAGCTGGTTATTGGAGGACTATGATTATGTTGGAGCTCCATGGTTAAGGAGTTCAGACCATATACCTATTCCCCAAAAAATGTGGGATTTTGGATTGTCATTTCTAAAACAAATTATCAATTATAAAGGAAATGGTAAATGGCAAAAGAATAAATCGTTGTTGTACAATCAAGTAGGTAATGGAGGTCTTTCATTAAGGAAAAGAGAAAAGTGTATTGAGGTGCTTAAGCAGCTTTCGGAGGTTGTCTCTATTTATCTTAAACCGAGCAATCAATCTTCTTTTTATGCTGAAGATGTTTTTTTTAGCATTGAACCTCAACGAAATGGACTTTCGTTCCGTAAGCCAGACTATAAAAAAGCGTGTGAGTTTGCAATTGAAAATAAGCAAGAAAAAGCCTTTGTTTTGAATGGAGGAATGTTGCCTTTTGGATGCCATTGTTGGGATAAGGAACTAGACTTTTGGAAGGAGCATATAGAGCAGCAAGGGTATAAATTAGAACAATATGAGTAGGGATTTTAAAGGGAAAAGCATTATTTTGGGAATTCCTAATCATTTTGGTTTGCCAGAATGTTTTAGAAAAAACTTAGAATACTTAGGTTTTAAAGTCTATTTGTTGCCTTATGATATGAATGCAAAATCTCAACTTATATGGCAGGACTACCTTATACACGGAGCTAAGAAAATTTTTCTTAACAACCGAGTCTATAAAGCAGAAAAACTTGCAGAAATTCAGGAAGCTAATCAATTGAAATTTATTGAAAAACTAGGCAGTGTTGATTATGCATTGGTTGTTCGTCCTGATTTATTTTCTAGGAAGGTATTACAAAGTGTAAAAGAGAAATCAGATTTTTCCGTTGGTTATCAGTGGGATGGTATGAGTAGATTTCCTTTGGCAAGTACTAGAATTTCTCACTTTGATAAATTTTATGTATTTGATAAGGAAGATACAAAGCGCTTTCCCAATACCTATCATACCACTAATTTTTATTTTGATTATATATCTCAACGAGTTGATATAAAGCAAGATGTGTTTTTTGTGGGAACTTTTATGAAAGATAGAATGGAGATGTTAGTTAGTCTATCGGAGTTGTTGAAGTCGTTCGGATTGTCTTTGAATATGACTGTAGTATATGGAAATGAAAGTAAAATAAAACCATACAAAAATACACCTATTCAGTTTCGAAAAACGGGAAATTCGTTTGAAACTTCTATGTTGGAGAGTATGGCCTCCAATATTCTAATTGATGTTGAAAACACAATACATAAAGGCCTATCATTTCGTTGTTTTGAGGCGGTAGGGTTTTCGAAAAAGCTAATTACTAACAATAGATTAGTTAAAAATTATGATTTTTATGATGAAAATAATATTTTTGTTGTGGAATCGGATTGTAGTCAAGTGGATTTTGAGCGATTTATTAATAAATCGTATAAATCTCAACATGATATTGCCTCTAAGTATAGTTTTTCGTATTGGTTTTCTAAGTTGTTTTGTTAAAAGATGAAGAAAATTCTTTTTATCGCTCCAGATTATTATGGATTTAATGAAGTGGTGTATGATGGGCTGAAGAAATATAGTAATGCCGAGGTTACTCATGTTGTGAGTGCTTATACACAACGATATAAGTATAAGCACATTGGTGAGCGTATTCAAAATCTATTTATGAAAACATTTTTAGGAAGAAATCTTAAAGATGAAAGGCAATATGGAGAATTAAAA
This Riemerella anatipestifer DNA region includes the following protein-coding sequences:
- a CDS encoding DUF5672 family protein, translating into MVTIIIPIYKEKPTALEVVSIEQTFKVLDGYDIAFVCPKTLDISYYRKHYPKARFKCFAKCYFDGIYGYNQLMLSEDFYQSFKTKYILICQPDAFLFKNDLESWLLEDYDYVGAPWLRSSDHIPIPQKMWDFGLSFLKQIINYKGNGKWQKNKSLLYNQVGNGGLSLRKREKCIEVLKQLSEVVSIYLKPSNQSSFYAEDVFFSIEPQRNGLSFRKPDYKKACEFAIENKQEKAFVLNGGMLPFGCHCWDKELDFWKEHIEQQGYKLEQYE